In Haloarcula sp. H-GB4, a single genomic region encodes these proteins:
- the carB gene encoding carbamoyl-phosphate synthase large subunit, producing MTADEDRTILLIGSGPIKIGQAAEFDYSGAQACRALQEEGARVVLVNSNPATIMTDPEMADKVYLEPINTEAISEIIRKENPDGVIAGLGGQTGLNVTAELAEEGVLDEYDVDVMGTPLDTIYATEDRDLFKQRMEDIGEPVPRSTTITLDEGESVTDLDEESLVDRVEAAVDEVGGLPVIARTTYTLGGSGSGVVDEMDELIERVRKGLRLSRNNEVLITESISGWVELEYEVMRDADDSCIIICNMENIDPMGIHTGESTVVTPSQVIPDEGHQEMRDSALKVIRDLGIQGGCNIQFAWHDDGTPGGEYRVVEVNPRVSRSSALASKATGYPIARVTAKVALGKRLHEIDNEITGETTAAFEPAIDYVVTKVPRWPIDKFRDTEFELSTAMKSTGEAMSIGRTFPESLLKALRSSEYNPAADFNEIDDAELETEYLEKPTPDRPYAMFEAFCRGYTVEEVVEITDIKEWYVERFKEVADAADAAREGDYETAAQAGFTDQEITALAGGEFNDTHVSWLPADLDGDGGDEPEVEAATDGSGVQIEDVETDTTDRDFKLVDTCAGEFEATTPYYYSTRDPLSGIDRDELQIDPDLESVVVVGGGPIRIGQGVEFDYCSVHAVRALEELGIDAHVVNNNPETVSTDYDTSDGLFFEPVTAEEVADVIEATDADGVMVQFGGQTSVDIGHPLEQELERRDLDCEIMGTSVDAMDLAEDRDRFNKLMAELGISQAEGGSATSKEEALDLAHDIGYPVLVRPSYVLGGRAMDVVYNDEDLETYIEEAVRVSPDKPILVDEFLADAVELDVDAVADENDVLIGGVMEHVETAGIHSGDSSCMIPPRSQEIKDVMPRIREVVEDIADALDTVGLLNVQLAVRDGEVFVLEANPRSSRTVPFISKTAGVPIAKIAAKVMSGATLSELDVQEQIPEQVSVKEVVLPFDRLPGSDPRLGPEMKSTGEVMGTAGSFGKAYQKAQMAVGKAIPLEGTAIVDLPILGFEEHFDVQDFDDYEDTDAIIDAIQSGEVDLVLSRDRDVLEACVEETVTYFSTHESAEAALEAINSADQPLAVQAIDERPKTQREWGAE from the coding sequence ATGACAGCGGACGAGGACCGTACAATCCTGCTCATCGGCAGTGGCCCGATCAAAATCGGACAGGCGGCCGAGTTCGATTACTCCGGCGCACAGGCGTGTCGCGCCCTTCAGGAAGAGGGTGCCCGCGTCGTGCTCGTGAACTCGAACCCGGCGACGATTATGACTGACCCGGAGATGGCGGACAAGGTGTATCTCGAACCCATCAACACCGAAGCCATCTCTGAAATCATCCGGAAGGAAAACCCTGACGGCGTCATCGCCGGCCTAGGCGGCCAGACCGGCCTGAACGTCACGGCTGAACTCGCCGAGGAGGGCGTCCTCGACGAGTACGACGTGGACGTGATGGGCACGCCACTGGACACCATCTACGCGACTGAGGACCGCGACCTGTTCAAACAGCGGATGGAGGACATCGGCGAACCGGTGCCGCGCTCGACGACTATCACGCTCGACGAGGGCGAGTCGGTCACCGACTTAGACGAGGAGTCGCTCGTGGACCGCGTCGAAGCGGCCGTCGACGAGGTCGGCGGGCTCCCCGTCATCGCACGCACGACGTACACGCTGGGCGGCTCCGGCTCCGGCGTCGTCGACGAGATGGACGAACTCATCGAACGCGTCCGCAAGGGCCTGCGCCTCTCGCGCAACAACGAGGTCCTCATCACCGAGTCCATCTCCGGCTGGGTCGAACTCGAATACGAGGTGATGCGCGACGCCGACGACTCCTGTATCATCATCTGCAACATGGAGAACATCGACCCGATGGGTATCCACACCGGGGAGTCGACCGTCGTCACTCCCTCGCAAGTCATTCCTGACGAGGGCCATCAGGAGATGCGCGACTCTGCGCTGAAGGTCATTCGCGACCTCGGCATTCAGGGCGGCTGTAACATCCAGTTCGCCTGGCACGACGACGGCACGCCCGGCGGCGAGTACCGCGTGGTTGAGGTCAACCCCCGCGTCTCCCGCTCCTCGGCGCTGGCCTCGAAGGCGACCGGCTACCCGATTGCCCGTGTCACCGCGAAGGTCGCGCTCGGCAAGCGCCTCCACGAAATCGACAACGAAATCACGGGCGAGACGACTGCTGCCTTCGAGCCGGCAATCGACTACGTCGTGACGAAAGTGCCGCGCTGGCCTATCGACAAATTCCGCGACACGGAATTCGAGCTCTCGACCGCGATGAAATCCACCGGCGAGGCGATGTCTATCGGCCGGACCTTCCCCGAGAGCCTGCTGAAGGCACTTCGCTCCTCGGAGTACAACCCGGCCGCTGACTTCAACGAGATCGACGACGCGGAACTCGAAACGGAGTACCTCGAAAAGCCGACGCCGGACCGCCCGTACGCGATGTTCGAGGCGTTCTGCCGCGGCTACACCGTCGAGGAAGTCGTCGAAATCACCGATATCAAGGAGTGGTACGTCGAGCGGTTCAAAGAGGTCGCTGACGCCGCCGACGCCGCCCGCGAGGGCGACTACGAGACTGCCGCACAGGCCGGCTTCACCGATCAGGAGATCACGGCGCTGGCCGGCGGCGAGTTCAACGACACGCACGTCTCCTGGCTCCCGGCCGATCTCGATGGAGACGGCGGCGACGAGCCGGAAGTCGAGGCAGCGACCGACGGTAGCGGTGTGCAGATCGAGGACGTCGAGACCGACACGACCGACCGCGACTTCAAGCTCGTCGACACCTGTGCCGGCGAGTTCGAGGCGACGACGCCGTACTACTACTCGACGCGGGACCCGCTGTCGGGTATCGACCGCGACGAGCTCCAGATCGACCCGGACCTCGAAAGCGTCGTCGTCGTCGGCGGCGGCCCCATCCGTATCGGGCAGGGCGTAGAGTTCGATTACTGTTCGGTCCACGCCGTCCGCGCGCTGGAGGAACTGGGCATCGACGCTCACGTCGTCAACAACAACCCCGAGACGGTGTCGACCGACTACGACACTTCTGACGGGCTATTCTTCGAACCAGTCACAGCAGAAGAGGTCGCCGATGTCATCGAAGCGACCGACGCCGACGGCGTGATGGTCCAGTTCGGCGGCCAGACTTCCGTCGACATCGGCCACCCGCTCGAACAGGAACTCGAACGCCGCGACCTCGACTGTGAGATCATGGGGACCTCCGTCGACGCGATGGACCTCGCTGAGGACCGCGACCGGTTCAACAAGCTGATGGCCGAACTCGGCATCTCACAGGCCGAAGGCGGCTCCGCGACCTCCAAAGAAGAGGCCCTTGACCTAGCCCACGATATCGGCTACCCCGTCCTTGTTCGCCCGAGCTACGTGCTCGGTGGCCGCGCGATGGACGTGGTGTACAACGACGAAGACCTCGAAACGTACATCGAGGAAGCAGTTCGCGTGAGCCCGGACAAGCCGATTCTGGTCGACGAGTTCCTCGCCGACGCCGTCGAACTGGATGTTGACGCCGTGGCCGACGAGAACGACGTCCTCATCGGCGGCGTGATGGAACACGTCGAGACAGCGGGCATCCACTCGGGCGACTCCTCCTGTATGATTCCGCCGCGGTCCCAGGAGATCAAGGACGTGATGCCGCGCATCCGCGAGGTCGTCGAGGACATCGCCGACGCGCTCGATACCGTCGGTCTGCTGAACGTCCAGCTCGCCGTTCGTGACGGCGAGGTGTTCGTCCTCGAAGCGAATCCACGCTCGTCCCGTACCGTTCCGTTCATCTCCAAGACGGCTGGCGTTCCAATCGCCAAAATCGCCGCCAAGGTGATGTCCGGCGCGACGCTCTCGGAACTCGACGTGCAGGAGCAGATTCCCGAGCAGGTCTCTGTCAAGGAGGTCGTCCTGCCGTTCGACCGCCTGCCGGGTTCGGATCCGCGTCTCGGCCCGGAGATGAAATCCACCGGCGAGGTCATGGGGACCGCCGGCTCTTTCGGCAAGGCCTACCAGAAGGCACAGATGGCCGTCGGCAAGGCAATCCCGCTTGAGGGAACGGCTATCGTCGACCTGCCCATCCTCGGATTCGAGGAGCATTTCGACGTACAGGACTTCGACGACTACGAAGACACCGACGCCATCATTGACGCCATCCAGAGCGGCGAGGTCGACCTCGTTCTCTCCCGCGACCGCGATGTGCTGGAAGCTTGCGTTGAGGAGACTGTGACGTACTTCTCGACCCACGAGAGCGCTGAGGCGGCACTGGAAGCGATCAACTCCGCTGATCAACCACTCGCTGTCCAGGCCATCGACGAACGGCCAAAGACCCAGCGCGAGTGGGGCGCTGAGTAA
- a CDS encoding PAS domain S-box protein, which yields MADAVRVLHVEDDPEFASMTAAFLSRTDDRIDVVSATSANEGLTRLSEEPIDCVVSDFDMPRQDGIELLESVRAVDEDLPFILFTGKGSEEVASEAISAGVTDYLQKQQGTDQYTILANRITNAVEQYRSQRALDASRERLSLFIDKSPLGVIEWDESFEVVQVNEKGEEILRRGESALVGKGFETLVPDSELDAVEETITALQEGSGGYNTVLDVETGDGEQIVCEWHNRIIRETGETVAIFSQFQEITERRQRQQRIEALHDTTRELMHVESREAVAELVVETARDLLGLPLSAVFLADESADALRPTAVTDEAQAIIDDHPTFREGDSLVWEVFDSGEQRVFDDVSTHPNRYNPDTDISSELLIPLGDHGVLIAASTDVAAFEDASVSLMRTLAANTEEALSRLDRQQELRTLTERHELALDGAELGVWDWKIKTDEVTFDERWADMLGYSLDELDPTVDTWDELIHPEDLERTYEALNAHLDGETEIYECDHRLKTATGDYRWIRDIGKVFERDENGDPVRAVGIHQDVTDHKERKQELEDTSRKLQVILDTAPTYILMKDTDSRFLFINSAARDLYGIGADESVVGMSDYDILPDHIAEQTHADDQRALEQQETVEVETVIPVDGTERTHLTRKTPILDEDGEPYALCVVATDITDQKRRERELARLTDEYEAVFENTNDAIALVDIEGSADDPTFRYVRTNEAYERQSGFDTESLTGQTPVEAAGPDSGRRIADHYKRCVSAGETITFEERDLHPTGVWETQVTPIFADGEIDRLVAISRDISDRIEYREELERQNDRLEEFASIVSHDLRNPLSVLEGSLALARDTGNDEQFDRCYRAIDRMKELIEDLLTLAREGDTVSETEPLDLESTVQSCWHAVETSDATLEVPAESTIYADESRVRQLLENLINNAVTHGGPAVTVEIGTIGESGFYVADDGGGIPAEQHETVFESGYTTTDGGTGFGLAIVKEIAAAHDWSVSVTESDTGGARFEFRGVRQES from the coding sequence ATGGCCGATGCCGTACGAGTCCTACATGTTGAGGACGATCCCGAGTTCGCGTCGATGACGGCGGCGTTTCTCAGCCGTACCGACGACCGGATCGACGTGGTTTCGGCAACGTCGGCGAACGAGGGACTCACCCGGCTTAGTGAGGAACCGATCGACTGCGTCGTCTCGGATTTCGATATGCCCCGCCAGGACGGCATCGAGCTTCTGGAATCCGTCCGGGCCGTCGATGAAGATCTCCCGTTTATTCTCTTTACGGGGAAAGGCTCCGAGGAAGTGGCTAGCGAGGCAATTTCGGCCGGTGTGACTGACTACCTCCAGAAACAGCAAGGCACTGATCAGTACACGATTCTGGCCAACCGTATCACTAACGCGGTCGAGCAGTACCGATCACAGCGGGCACTGGACGCGAGCCGGGAGCGACTCTCGCTGTTTATCGATAAGTCACCGCTCGGCGTCATCGAGTGGGACGAGAGCTTTGAGGTGGTTCAGGTCAACGAGAAAGGTGAGGAGATCCTGCGGCGTGGAGAATCGGCGCTCGTCGGCAAGGGGTTTGAGACGCTCGTCCCGGACTCGGAGCTGGATGCAGTCGAAGAGACAATCACGGCTCTACAGGAAGGCAGCGGCGGCTACAACACGGTCCTCGACGTCGAGACCGGCGATGGTGAGCAGATCGTCTGTGAGTGGCACAACCGCATCATCCGAGAGACCGGGGAGACTGTTGCGATCTTCTCGCAGTTTCAGGAGATAACGGAGCGCCGGCAACGACAGCAGCGTATCGAGGCGCTGCACGACACGACGCGGGAGCTGATGCACGTCGAGTCACGCGAGGCTGTCGCCGAACTGGTCGTCGAAACCGCGCGTGATCTGCTTGGATTGCCACTCAGTGCAGTCTTTCTCGCCGACGAGTCCGCCGACGCTCTCAGGCCGACTGCAGTGACTGACGAGGCACAGGCGATTATCGACGACCATCCGACGTTTCGTGAGGGCGACAGTCTCGTCTGGGAGGTGTTCGACTCCGGTGAACAGCGTGTTTTCGACGATGTCTCCACTCACCCCAACCGCTACAACCCAGACACGGACATCAGTAGCGAACTCCTGATTCCACTGGGCGACCACGGTGTGCTGATCGCCGCATCGACCGATGTTGCCGCGTTCGAGGACGCATCGGTCTCACTGATGCGAACCCTCGCTGCCAACACCGAGGAAGCCCTTTCCAGACTTGACCGGCAGCAGGAGCTCAGAACGCTCACCGAGCGCCACGAACTCGCGCTTGACGGTGCCGAACTCGGCGTCTGGGACTGGAAGATCAAGACAGACGAAGTCACCTTCGACGAGCGCTGGGCGGATATGCTGGGCTACTCGCTTGACGAACTCGACCCGACGGTCGACACCTGGGACGAACTGATCCACCCCGAGGATCTCGAACGGACCTACGAAGCACTGAACGCCCACCTCGATGGTGAGACGGAAATATACGAATGTGACCACCGGCTCAAAACGGCGACTGGCGATTACCGATGGATTCGTGACATCGGCAAGGTGTTTGAGCGTGACGAGAACGGCGATCCGGTCCGTGCGGTGGGAATCCATCAGGACGTGACCGACCACAAAGAACGGAAACAGGAACTCGAAGACACGAGCCGCAAACTGCAGGTCATTCTCGACACAGCGCCGACGTACATCCTGATGAAAGATACCGACAGTCGCTTTCTCTTCATCAACAGTGCGGCCCGTGACCTCTACGGGATCGGCGCTGACGAGTCTGTTGTCGGGATGTCCGATTACGATATTCTTCCCGACCACATCGCAGAGCAGACCCACGCTGACGATCAACGGGCCCTCGAACAGCAAGAGACCGTTGAGGTCGAGACGGTAATTCCCGTCGACGGGACGGAGCGGACGCATCTGACGCGGAAGACGCCGATACTCGACGAGGACGGCGAGCCGTACGCTCTCTGTGTCGTTGCGACCGACATCACCGACCAGAAACGGCGCGAGCGGGAGCTGGCCCGCCTCACCGACGAGTACGAAGCGGTGTTCGAGAACACCAACGACGCCATCGCACTCGTCGACATCGAGGGGTCGGCAGACGATCCGACGTTCCGCTACGTCCGGACAAACGAGGCCTACGAACGACAGAGCGGATTCGACACCGAGTCACTGACCGGTCAGACCCCAGTCGAAGCTGCCGGCCCGGACAGCGGTCGTCGAATCGCCGACCACTACAAGCGGTGTGTCTCGGCCGGTGAAACCATCACGTTCGAAGAACGGGACCTCCACCCGACTGGTGTCTGGGAGACGCAGGTGACACCGATCTTCGCTGACGGAGAGATAGATAGACTCGTTGCTATCTCCCGGGATATCTCCGACCGCATCGAGTACCGAGAAGAACTGGAGCGGCAGAACGACCGACTCGAAGAGTTCGCCAGCATCGTTAGCCACGACCTCCGGAACCCGCTTAGCGTCCTCGAAGGCTCACTCGCCCTCGCCAGAGACACCGGCAATGACGAGCAGTTCGACCGTTGTTACCGTGCAATCGACCGCATGAAGGAACTCATCGAGGATCTGCTGACTCTCGCCCGTGAAGGGGACACGGTATCCGAAACGGAACCGCTTGACCTCGAATCGACTGTGCAGTCCTGCTGGCACGCCGTTGAGACGTCTGATGCCACCCTTGAGGTCCCTGCCGAGAGTACCATCTATGCCGACGAGAGTCGGGTTCGCCAACTCCTCGAAAACCTCATCAACAACGCCGTGACACACGGCGGCCCGGCCGTTACTGTCGAGATCGGCACTATCGGTGAGTCTGGCTTTTATGTCGCCGATGATGGCGGCGGCATCCCGGCTGAACAACACGAAACCGTATTTGAGAGTGGCTACACCACTACCGATGGTGGCACTGGCTTTGGTCTCGCTATCGTCAAGGAAATAGCGGCGGCACACGACTGGTCGGTGTCCGTTACTGAGAGCGATACCGGTGGCGCACGGTTCGAGTTCAGGGGCGTCAGACAGGAGTCCTAG
- the carA gene encoding glutamine-hydrolyzing carbamoyl-phosphate synthase small subunit translates to MADAYVAIEGDRVIEARARAPGTARGELVFTTAYTGYEESLTDPSYEEQVLTFSYPLIGNYGVREERFESDRVHPRAAVAREMTDDVAEWLESEDVPAVDHLDTRDIVTEIRDEGAMKCGIAAGPDMTEQDALDELHECKHMSDHTDIGAQVSVDDVEVHNEGGDGATVALVDCGAKGSITESLVERDAEVHVFPYDASEDDVAAVDPDLLFISNGPGDPENFEQAGELVETYVGDVPLAGICLGQQVVANALGGETEKMEFGHRGVNQPVRDLRSNQVVMTTQNHGYTVADPGDKLDVTQVNVNDDTPEGLENDDLSIITRQYHPEANPGPHDSLGFFDDVLGMAGE, encoded by the coding sequence ATGGCTGACGCATACGTGGCAATCGAAGGCGACCGTGTCATCGAGGCGCGTGCTCGCGCTCCCGGGACGGCCCGCGGCGAACTGGTCTTTACAACGGCGTACACCGGTTACGAGGAGAGTCTCACAGACCCTTCCTACGAGGAACAGGTCCTGACGTTCTCCTATCCACTTATCGGGAACTACGGCGTCCGAGAGGAGCGCTTCGAGTCGGACCGCGTCCACCCGCGCGCGGCGGTCGCCCGCGAGATGACCGACGACGTGGCCGAGTGGCTAGAATCCGAGGACGTCCCGGCCGTCGACCATCTCGACACGCGCGATATCGTCACTGAAATCCGCGACGAGGGGGCGATGAAATGCGGGATCGCCGCCGGGCCGGACATGACCGAGCAGGACGCGCTCGACGAACTCCACGAGTGCAAGCATATGTCCGACCACACCGACATCGGCGCGCAGGTCTCCGTCGACGACGTGGAGGTCCACAACGAGGGCGGCGACGGTGCGACGGTCGCGCTGGTCGACTGCGGTGCGAAGGGTTCTATCACCGAGTCGCTCGTCGAACGCGACGCCGAGGTCCACGTGTTCCCCTACGACGCCAGCGAGGACGACGTGGCGGCCGTCGACCCGGACCTGCTGTTCATCTCGAACGGCCCCGGCGACCCGGAGAATTTCGAACAGGCCGGCGAACTCGTCGAGACATACGTCGGTGACGTGCCGCTCGCCGGCATCTGTCTCGGCCAGCAGGTCGTCGCCAACGCGCTCGGCGGCGAAACCGAAAAGATGGAGTTCGGCCACCGCGGCGTGAACCAGCCGGTCCGTGACCTGCGCTCCAATCAGGTCGTGATGACGACCCAGAACCACGGCTACACCGTCGCCGATCCCGGCGACAAGCTCGACGTGACACAGGTCAACGTCAACGACGATACGCCGGAAGGGCTGGAAAACGATGATCTGAGCATCATCACGCGCCAGTACCACCCCGAGGCCAACCCCGGTCCGCACGATTCGCTCGGCTTCTTTGATGATGTGCTAGGGATGGCGGGGGAGTAG
- a CDS encoding Lrp/AsnC family transcriptional regulator yields the protein MDDLDREILSILRRDARTPYTEIADRVGTSEGTVRNRVERLVDDGVIERFTVATRTGNVKAMIEVSVDVNVDTAEVSDRIADWQEVDFVWQVSGEEDIVVVVDAADTDAVNGLITQARELEEVVGTKTRLILNERVG from the coding sequence ATGGACGACCTCGACAGAGAGATACTCTCGATACTCCGCCGGGACGCTCGGACCCCGTACACCGAAATCGCAGACCGAGTCGGAACGTCGGAAGGGACCGTGCGAAACCGCGTCGAGCGTCTGGTCGATGACGGCGTTATCGAACGGTTCACTGTCGCGACGCGGACCGGCAACGTGAAAGCGATGATCGAGGTCAGCGTCGACGTGAACGTCGACACGGCTGAAGTGTCGGACCGCATCGCCGACTGGCAGGAGGTCGATTTCGTGTGGCAAGTCTCCGGCGAGGAGGACATCGTCGTTGTCGTTGACGCCGCTGACACCGACGCAGTTAACGGACTCATCACGCAAGCCCGTGAGTTGGAGGAGGTTGTGGGTACGAAGACGAGGCTGATTTTAAACGAGCGTGTCGGGTGA
- a CDS encoding mechanosensitive ion channel family protein, with protein MQFPAGLDIDIISTYGQLASDGAQFLAVAALLYAIGRLIVVPAVRWALSRTATNKTVASALTSAVHLLSVVFAVVIGASVAGFRGALAGSTLLAAGITLAVGLAAQDVLGNFVAGAFIVTDPDLNVGDVIAWNGMQGTVVDIDLRVTRIRTPDNERIIVPNTELATSAVTNQTSTGPVGISYRFGVSYDDDIETVQAIITNAARDLDHVSEKPAPTARVSDLASTAVILTGRIWIPNERRNRLASVRAAFIQQVQEDCRAEGIDLSDTSQHELSGDIGVHDGVRPTRERTE; from the coding sequence ATGCAGTTCCCGGCGGGTCTGGATATCGACATCATCTCGACGTACGGACAGCTCGCGAGCGACGGGGCGCAGTTTCTCGCCGTGGCGGCGCTGCTCTACGCTATCGGCCGGCTCATCGTTGTGCCAGCGGTCCGGTGGGCGCTGTCACGGACGGCGACGAATAAGACGGTCGCGAGTGCACTCACCAGTGCCGTCCACTTGCTGTCGGTGGTCTTTGCGGTGGTCATCGGGGCTAGCGTTGCGGGCTTCCGGGGCGCGCTCGCGGGGTCGACGCTGCTGGCCGCAGGCATCACACTGGCGGTGGGGCTGGCGGCACAGGACGTGCTCGGGAACTTTGTTGCCGGCGCGTTCATCGTGACCGACCCGGATCTGAACGTCGGTGACGTCATCGCCTGGAACGGGATGCAGGGCACAGTCGTCGACATCGACCTGCGCGTGACGCGGATTCGGACGCCGGACAACGAGCGTATAATCGTCCCGAACACAGAACTGGCAACGAGTGCGGTGACGAACCAGACATCAACAGGCCCAGTGGGTATCTCTTACCGGTTCGGTGTCAGCTACGACGACGATATCGAGACGGTACAGGCAATCATCACGAACGCCGCCCGCGATCTCGATCACGTCTCGGAGAAGCCGGCACCAACAGCCAGAGTCAGCGACCTCGCGTCGACGGCGGTCATCCTGACAGGCCGGATCTGGATTCCCAACGAACGGCGGAATCGACTCGCGTCGGTCAGGGCTGCGTTCATCCAGCAGGTGCAGGAGGACTGCCGCGCGGAGGGTATCGACCTCAGCGACACGAGCCAGCACGAACTCTCCGGCGACATCGGCGTCCACGACGGCGTCAGACCCACACGCGAGCGAACCGAGTAG
- a CDS encoding AI-2E family transporter: MDEKRFVVALFGLAVAVVVGVLAYQFIAALTVSVFLYYSTRRYYSSLRRLRLPARVRAVVVMASLAIPLLLLVSYAAVLLIVEARQFVTQYALVDVAAAHISWLDGAESVPDLTVEGLYSAYQSGQLSPFVDFLSENAMVLTSVASQFFLNLFITTIVTYYLLVDGQRIREWLLRFDDGAIIREYLEAVDEELEAVLFGNLLNVLAISLIAIAAFTGYNVVAPAAVEVPYPTLAGALTGIASLIPVVGMKIIYLPLTGITALPVVLDGQSSLLAYVLGFLLIAVVVVDTIPDLLLRPLLSGESTHVGLLMLAYTLGPVVLGFYGLFFAPILLVVGMTFANTALPRLLGASEPDGIHPDQLRLEDFS, from the coding sequence ATGGACGAGAAGCGCTTCGTCGTCGCCCTCTTTGGTCTCGCTGTCGCGGTGGTGGTTGGCGTACTCGCATATCAGTTTATCGCGGCGTTGACCGTCTCCGTGTTCCTTTACTACTCGACGCGACGGTATTACAGCTCATTGCGCAGGCTCCGTCTTCCGGCGCGGGTACGTGCCGTCGTCGTCATGGCGTCGCTGGCGATCCCCCTCCTGTTGCTCGTCAGCTATGCCGCCGTCCTCCTCATCGTCGAAGCCCGACAGTTCGTCACCCAGTACGCGCTCGTCGACGTGGCCGCAGCACACATCAGCTGGCTGGACGGCGCGGAGTCAGTGCCAGACCTCACCGTCGAGGGACTGTACAGCGCCTACCAGTCGGGACAGCTCTCGCCATTCGTCGACTTCCTCAGCGAGAACGCGATGGTGCTTACGTCGGTCGCCTCCCAGTTCTTCCTCAATCTGTTCATCACGACCATCGTCACGTACTACCTTCTAGTGGACGGGCAGCGCATTCGCGAGTGGCTGCTCCGATTCGATGACGGGGCCATCATCCGCGAGTACCTCGAAGCCGTCGACGAGGAACTGGAAGCGGTGCTGTTCGGCAATCTTCTGAATGTGCTCGCAATTTCGCTCATCGCCATCGCCGCATTCACCGGCTATAACGTCGTAGCGCCGGCAGCTGTCGAGGTCCCGTATCCGACGCTTGCCGGCGCGCTGACTGGTATTGCGAGCTTGATCCCTGTCGTCGGGATGAAAATAATCTACCTCCCACTGACTGGTATCACTGCGCTCCCGGTGGTGCTTGACGGGCAGTCTTCGCTGCTTGCGTACGTGCTTGGATTCCTTCTCATCGCGGTGGTCGTCGTCGACACAATTCCGGACCTGCTGCTCCGGCCACTTCTCAGCGGTGAGAGCACGCATGTCGGGCTCCTCATGCTCGCGTACACGCTCGGACCAGTCGTACTGGGATTCTACGGGCTCTTCTTTGCACCGATACTACTCGTCGTCGGTATGACGTTCGCGAACACGGCACTCCCCCGTCTGCTCGGCGCGAGCGAACCAGACGGTATCCACCCCGATCAGTTACGACTGGAAGACTTCAGCTAG
- a CDS encoding sensor histidine kinase — MESNSDSLPYQAPPEDQIGELHIAMRRLMAAGDQSTVATVAVETATAILDFPFSVFWAATDSELKAVTISEPLREHVEVRADPGQVMRHERGSWLWEQYESDETQRVLVSEEKAAADVPLHGGITVPLAEYGLLTAGTDERAEPTEREAQLADILGKNALSTLERIERERELKRQRDNLDLLNQIVRHDLTNHLQTISGRAELLRDQCSGNALEHVDGIQESSRSAAELLETAGNLATVMRQTDWETEPVALESVLSSVTEDITATYTDAQVTVPDEFPSGTGASRRTPVLRVSERPHQRHPAQRFGTAVGRRRRN; from the coding sequence ATGGAGTCAAACTCCGACTCCCTTCCCTATCAGGCGCCTCCAGAGGACCAGATCGGGGAGCTACATATAGCGATGCGGCGACTGATGGCCGCCGGAGACCAGTCTACGGTCGCGACAGTCGCGGTCGAGACTGCAACAGCGATTCTCGATTTTCCCTTCAGTGTCTTCTGGGCGGCCACCGACAGCGAACTCAAAGCTGTAACCATCTCTGAGCCACTCCGGGAGCACGTCGAGGTCCGTGCTGACCCGGGCCAGGTGATGCGACACGAGCGCGGGAGTTGGTTGTGGGAACAGTACGAATCCGACGAGACACAGCGAGTTCTCGTTTCGGAAGAGAAAGCCGCAGCGGATGTACCGCTGCACGGGGGTATCACCGTCCCGCTCGCAGAGTACGGACTCCTGACGGCCGGGACGGACGAGCGAGCCGAACCGACCGAACGGGAGGCACAGTTGGCTGATATCCTCGGGAAAAACGCACTCTCGACTCTCGAACGGATCGAACGCGAGCGGGAGCTGAAACGGCAGCGAGACAACCTCGACCTGTTGAATCAGATCGTCCGTCACGACCTCACGAACCACCTTCAGACCATCAGTGGCCGGGCAGAGTTGCTCCGGGACCAGTGCAGTGGCAACGCCTTGGAACACGTCGATGGAATCCAGGAGAGTAGCCGGTCAGCTGCGGAACTGCTTGAGACAGCTGGAAACCTTGCGACGGTAATGCGACAGACGGACTGGGAGACTGAGCCGGTCGCGCTTGAGTCAGTCCTGTCCTCAGTGACTGAGGATATCACAGCGACGTACACCGACGCGCAGGTCACCGTCCCGGATGAGTTCCCGTCGGGTACGGGTGCAAGCCGACGAACTCCTGTCCTCCGTGTTTCGGAACGTCCTCACCAACGCCATCCAGCACAACGATTCGGCACCGCCGTCGGTCGCCGTCGACGTAACTGA